In Capillimicrobium parvum, a genomic segment contains:
- a CDS encoding carboxylate-amine ligase, with product MGASLSAERPAWAQWGGGGGPATAFTVGVEEECMLVAPESWNLAGAIDEVLPRLPADVAAHASAETHAAALELATGVHGTVDAAIEELADLRAALRETTESCGLAAAAAGTHPFAVWRDVSVSTGARQALVYGSMRELARREPTFALHVHVGVPDPEDAVRVANRLRVHLPVLLALSANSPFWQGRDTGLASARTPLFQAFPRVGIPRAFDSYEDWLQTVGLLIRCEAFPEPTFLWWDVRLQPALGTVEVRIMDTQTTVEDSGALVALVQCLARLEALEGFADPLAVRSDEVLAENRFIAARDGTTAALIDPSVEMRIPLGEVVERLLAACRPHAEDLGCADWMHGVERLLADPGAERQLALGREPDRLPGLMAALAGVY from the coding sequence ATGGGTGCTTCCCTGAGCGCCGAACGGCCCGCGTGGGCGCAGTGGGGTGGCGGCGGCGGGCCGGCCACCGCCTTCACGGTGGGCGTCGAGGAGGAATGCATGCTCGTCGCGCCCGAGTCGTGGAACCTCGCCGGGGCGATCGACGAGGTGCTGCCGCGCCTGCCCGCCGACGTAGCGGCCCACGCCAGCGCGGAGACGCACGCGGCGGCGCTGGAGCTCGCCACCGGCGTGCACGGGACCGTCGACGCGGCGATCGAGGAGCTCGCCGACCTCCGGGCCGCGCTGCGCGAGACGACGGAGTCGTGCGGCCTCGCCGCGGCCGCGGCGGGCACGCACCCGTTCGCCGTGTGGCGCGACGTGTCGGTGTCGACGGGCGCGCGCCAGGCGCTCGTGTACGGCTCGATGCGCGAGCTCGCGCGCCGCGAGCCGACGTTCGCACTGCACGTCCACGTCGGCGTACCGGACCCCGAGGATGCCGTCCGGGTGGCCAACCGCCTGCGCGTGCATCTGCCGGTCCTGCTGGCGCTGTCGGCGAACTCGCCGTTCTGGCAGGGCCGCGACACGGGCCTGGCCTCGGCCCGCACGCCGCTGTTCCAGGCGTTCCCGCGCGTCGGGATCCCGCGCGCGTTCGACAGCTACGAGGATTGGCTGCAGACCGTCGGCCTACTCATCCGCTGCGAGGCGTTCCCGGAGCCGACGTTCCTGTGGTGGGACGTGCGGCTGCAGCCGGCGCTGGGGACCGTCGAGGTGCGGATCATGGACACGCAGACGACCGTCGAGGACAGCGGCGCGCTCGTCGCGCTCGTGCAGTGCCTCGCGCGGCTGGAGGCGCTCGAGGGCTTCGCCGACCCGCTCGCGGTCCGCAGCGACGAGGTCCTCGCCGAGAACCGCTTCATCGCCGCCCGCGACGGCACGACGGCCGCGCTCATCGACCCCTCCGTCGAGATGCGCATCCCGCTCGGCGAGGTGGTGGAGCGGCTGCTCGCCGCGTGCCGGCCGCACGCCGAGGACCTGGGCTGCGCGGACTGGATGCACGGCGTCGAGCGCCTGCTCGCGGATCCCGGCGCCGAGCGCCAGCTCGCCCTGGGGCGCGAGCCGGACCGCCTTCCCGGGCTCATGGCCGCCCTGGCGGGCGTGTACTAG